Within the Medicago truncatula cultivar Jemalong A17 chromosome 4, MtrunA17r5.0-ANR, whole genome shotgun sequence genome, the region ATTTGTacatgattaattttatcaaaattaattttttcctctacacaattataataaaagcataaattattatattaaatgtaataaatatttcttaatatttAATGATTATCTTAGTTTATGTAAAAAAGTGAGAATTAAAAATAACGACTTAACATGTGGTTTTATAAGGAGAGATGAATGAAAGTATTAAAGTCAAAGAATTCTCAAAATAGTTgataaataaatgaagaaagtagtagtaataaataaattaggcaCCGACGAAAAAGCATTGTAGTCAGCGCCCCCAGTAACTGGAATCCAGACAGAATCACACTGTCCAATTACCAAAATACTAAAATCCATCATTCATCactcttttccttttccttcctTTTTATCGAACAATCTCGAAACTGTGAACAAAGAGATAGATAGATAGGGTTTTAGTACTATTACTATGGAAGATTTCAGATCCAAATCCTACGCTGATGGAAGGATGCAAATTGAACCCTACTCTGCACCTTCCAACGGAGCAAGCAGCAACGTTTATGGCATGCAAGATCTACGCTGTTACAGCGCTTCTTATGCTTCCTCTGTTCATCCAACCCAAAACCAGATTGGTAACAACAACGATGTTAAGTTCAAGAAAGGTAAATCCACAAATGGGTCAACTTCAAAAAGTTGGAGCTTTAGTGATCCTGAATTGCAGAGGAAAAAAAGAGTTGCTAGTTACAAGGTTTATTCTGTTGAAGGTAAACTCAAAGGCTCTCTTAGGAAGAGTTTTAAGTGGATTAAAGATAGATGCAACAGAGTTGTTCATGGTTGGTAGTGTACTGCtttcaaattgaaattgaaattgaaattgaaatcaaaccctaatttttgttattttggggGGTGTTGAGTCATCATCTGAATCGAAATTACAAACAACTGGGGTTtgtcatatttatatatatgaataaCTATTATTTGTTTGCCTTgtttatttattgattgattagTGTTTAAGGATCATTGGATTGTAATTTGTAATATGGAAGAGGAATTGTGATTTATGTGTTCTTCAATATGCAGTTCATTTTTGTAAAGAGTGTAACTAATAAATAATCTTGCTTGTTTAGTGCTTCAATGGAAAAGTCTACTAGTCTAGACCTGTATTTTTAGGCGTTAACCATATTCTAGAATCTAGATAGCTTTCAGTTGTAAGAATGTGTCAGGAAGCCATCAGCCATCTCCTCAGTCATAACAAAAAATCAATAGTTATAACTGAATTCATTCCCCATTAAAGATTTAAAGTCATATGACAGGAAGCACATCTCACTCAAAATCTCTACTACTAGCTTATTTTACTGCCTACATACAAAATGGAGATGCTACCCCTTAGCTTTTCCATCTGACACATCCATCTGCTAGAATTTCAACATGTTTCCTTGGTAGATAATATTAACAACTTTGAACACACTCCTATATATAAAGCCAAGTTaccctcatttttttttattcctttacaTGGTTACAGTTACAGATACCAAATTCAGAGATTTTAAcctttttatttgcatttttattgtttgatcTTTAACCGCTCATCTTCTACCCTAGCCACCCTCGATGAAAATTGTCACCTTTTAGTTTCTGTAGTACTTTTAATCCACCTTACTCTCTTATTATTTCATCCAATatcatcaacttttttttttaatcaaactcGAGTTTGGAGACTAATGTGTGAGCCTCGTTTGATGGTCAGGATAGGATAAACATATCATATGCTACTTAAATCTTCCGTTCCGTTTGACGCACCAAAGGATATGATAAATtaaacattttccttttcttaatCCTATCTGTCTGACATTTGTGATTTCTATCACAAGTTTATGTTGTATTAGAAACTTCCCCACTCTCTCACCCTCGCTCTTTCCCTCCTTTCCTCTCTTTCTCATCCACCATTAATGACGAAAGGAACCACCGAAATGATTAATTGATTCATACAATTCCCATCACTCTCAGACAACAAGTTGGCACACAACAACTTTTCAATCCCATGTTTCGATTCTCACAGAACCCAGCAACCTTGACCAACCACTCATAAATCGTTTTAGGAACAAACAAATCTTGGGTTCTTGTCCCATTTCATAGATTGATCTATatgaaatcataaaataaaataagtatatataatatattctcTGATTACTATTGTTGCTTCAATTGAATGGGACAGTCACCGTCAACCTCTGTTCTCTCACCAGACCTAACCCAATTCCACTACGGTGATGGTGCTTTTATcgtttaatatatttatttaattgaaaaaaaagtcaaaatatgcAATTCATTACAATggtaattttgttatttaattatgataTATATCTCATCATTACTATGAGTTATGATATATATAAAgagttttgctagaagacacattttatgaatgtatcatttaatatgttattctataagcatttgttaaaagacaccaactaatatttatgaatgtgtcttttagcaagtttataattaaaaagtggATGATCTCACCTTGAGGTGtgggttgctaaaagacaccatCATGGGTgtcttttagtttttattacgggtgttcgcggtgcggtttgggTTGATTTTGAGcataaaagtcatccaaaccgtgagataaaaaagcatgcggtttggttcgattaatttttaaaaagtcatccaaaccaaaccaatgcggattggattggttcggtttgtgCGGTTTAtcacaagataaaaaaatattccattaactctaatattgccaacttgttacaaaatataaacataagatattttattttgctgtttatatgataaaatattaggtaaaattaagaagaaacataagcatgaaacaaattattggaAAGTAAAGGAAACAAATTCATCAGTGAATATGAATTGAAAGAGTTGGAAATAAGTTAGAATCGAACCTGATGTGCAATAatggaaaaatcaaatcaaaagcgACTATTCTTGAGCTATGCAATCGGACTAGTACATgtttaagtaatattcattattcttgcggtttggtttggtttggttcggttgctgagatgcaaaccgcaaaccgaaccgaaccgtgCGGTTCAGTGCAAAAGTCAAAAGCGACTATTCTTGAGCTATGCAATTGGGCTAGTACATgtttaagtaatattcattattcttgcggtttggttcggttgctgagatgcaaaccacaaaccgaaccgaaccatgCGATTCAGTACAAAAGTCATCCGAACCAAGTGcggattggtttggtttgcggtttttctattgggttggttcggttttgaatacccctaatatatatatatatatatatatatatatatatatatatatatatatatatatatatatatatatatgtatagggAGCATGTCAAGTGAGAATGGTATATTTatggagtaaatagtcaatttcctccctgaaattgtaagtttcatcaattacctccctgaaattaacaaaacttcaattacccccttgaaatttcacaacgtt harbors:
- the LOC25494217 gene encoding uncharacterized protein, with amino-acid sequence MEDFRSKSYADGRMQIEPYSAPSNGASSNVYGMQDLRCYSASYASSVHPTQNQIGNNNDVKFKKGKSTNGSTSKSWSFSDPELQRKKRVASYKVYSVEGKLKGSLRKSFKWIKDRCNRVVHGW